In a genomic window of Lycium ferocissimum isolate CSIRO_LF1 chromosome 9, AGI_CSIRO_Lferr_CH_V1, whole genome shotgun sequence:
- the LOC132031826 gene encoding uncharacterized protein LOC132031826 has product MGVRVYVELKRENKGFEMYPMCVTITDNGIDEFVSGESAVGDDIFQIEIEDYRHAMDVVESNDSDLSDCSKAVVLFENNDNFIISNKEQKEVFVDQIYKDKDTLRTVMANYAIRKRFNFRTYTLVCWSTDCHWKFRASSIANSEMFKVRYFHDEHTCPLKDKVYSQRQATSGFIWASVVKPKIANHKRKYTPNDIVDDVKNEFGVDVSYMTAWRSREKAMNELRGEPSESYNKLPGTFVSASTMGAGNILPLAYGVIDSENDKSWTWFFEQFRQAYGIRYNMCVVSDRHESIIKVVLRVYPTVPHLACKWHLWKNVTKHYKTKDEVLSPVFYALAKAYTQDEFDKLMEKIQKVDYPVKDYLEDAQREKWARLYSPVNRGWTMSSNIAECINGKLVAARELPIFDFLEEVRKMFGRWNCTNRRNGTYTFTTLGKAFQQLLSINECKSLRMTVEASTEFVYTVHDQSRHFIIDLKKKTCQMFQMDEIPCPHAWAVLKSKSLMPDDFCSDLFKPKTVVKTYDVPVDPLPDESEWNIPKHISDEVVLPPRYKRPQGRPKKKRDKPLMETMIGKRRNACSTCGRLGHNRHSCCNEPRKK; this is encoded by the exons ATGGGAGTTAGGGTGTATGTTGAGCTTAAGAGAGAAAACAAAGGATTTGAGATGTATCCGATGTGCGTTACCATAACTGATAATGGGATTGATGAATTTGTGTCCGGAGAATCCGCAGTTGGGGACGATATATTTCAAATTGAAATTGAAGATTATAGGCATGCTATGGATGTAGTTGAATCAAATGATTCGGATTTGTCGGATTGTTCCAAGGCTGTTGTATTATTTGAAAACAACGACAACTTCATAATTTCGAACAAGGAACAAAAGGAAGTTTTCGTTGATCAAATATACAAGGATAAGGATACTCTGAGGACAGTTATGGCAAATTATGCAATTCGTAAAAGATTCAATTTCAGAAC TTACACATTGGTATGCTGGTCAACTGACTGTCATTGGAAATTCCGAGCTTCTAGTATTGCCAATTCTGAAATGTTCAAAGTGAGATATTTCCATGACGAACATACATGTCCGTTGAAGGACAAGGTGTATTCCCAAAGACAAGCAACAAGTGGGTTTATTTGGGCATCAGTTGTTAAGCCAAAAATAGCAAACCACAAGAGGAAATATACACCTAATGATATAGTAGACGACGTAAAAAATGAGTTTGGCGTTGATGTTTCTTATATGACGGCCTGGAGGTCTAGAGAAAAGGCAATGAATGAATTAAGAGGGGAACCATCTGAATCATATAATAAGTTACCGGG TACATTCGTATCAGCCAGCACGATGGGTGCAG GAAATATTTTGCCATTGGCATATGGTGTGATAGATTCCGAGAACGATAAGTCTTGGACGTGGTTCTTTGAGCAGTTCAGACAAGCTTATGGAATTAGGTATAACATGTGTGTTGTATCGGATAGGCATGAGAGCATTATTAAGGTAGTGTTAAGGGTATATCCAACTGTACCACATTTGGCGTGTAAATGGCATTTATGGAAAAATGTGACAAAGCATTACAAAACGAAAGATGAAGTATTGAGCCCCGTATTCTATGCACTTGCAAAAGCATACACACAGGATGAGTTTGACAAGCTGATGGAGAAGATTCAGAAGGTTGATTATCCGGTGAAAGATTACTTGGAGGATGCTCAAAGGGAAAAGTGGGCACGACTGTATTCACCAGTTAATAGAGGATGGACAATGTCCTCAAATATAGCCGAGTGTATTAATGGAAAACTAGTAGCAGCAAGAGAGTTGCctatttttgattttcttgaagaagTGAGAAAGATGTTCGGAAGATGGAATTGCACTAATAGAAGAAACGGTACATACACATTCACAACGCTCGGGAAAGCATTCCAGCAATTATTATCAATAAATGAGTGTAAATCTCTACGTATGACG GTTGAAGCATCAACTGAATTTGTGTATACCGTGCATGATCAATCAAGGCATTTCATAATTGatcttaaaaagaaaacatgtcagatgttccaaatggaCGAGATACCATGTCCGCATgcatgggctgttttgaagagtAAGAGCCTTATGCCTGATGATTTTTGCTCAGATCTATTCAAACCAAAAACAGTGGTGAAGACGTATGATGTGCCAGTTGATCCTCTCCCTGACGAGAGTGAGTGGAATATTCCCAAACACATATCCGATGAAGTTGTTTTACCACCAAGATACAAGAGACCCCAGGGAAGGCCAAAGAAAAAGCGAGATAAACCATTAATGGAGACGATGATTGGTAAACGTAGGAATGCTTGTAGTACTTGTGGACGCCTTGGCCACAATAGGCATTCTTGTTGTAATGAGCCTCGTAAGAAGTAG
- the LOC132031827 gene encoding uncharacterized protein LOC132031827: MGFKDDCSVNWEMVFIKQILVLENFWKVTGFSKLLEKMGDQTLNLNAIATATPTPAVGFISNVASSSRTAPAPTPAEARKYINEEVPVLSKSTPENERSSKIEAWKHSDFLCKIYILSGLEDDLFNIYSNVGTSKELWDALVKKHKTEDVGLKKFIAAKFLDYKMVDNKSVVTQVQELQWRVSSCGSREVVFFMEGLQKLLETQTKGDDAGHPIIRLRIEEDNKAAEKKANERLAIGGAPIVEISPTNPKKRKNASGPKNYPIKKKFKGNYHNCGKSGHKNADCRAPKKEKKKGQANMVEINEDIDDLCAMLSECNLMENPKKWWIDSRATCHICAVREEFALYAPSELDETIFMGNSTTYQD; this comes from the exons ATGGGCTTTAAAGATGATTGTAGTGTGAATTGGGAAATG GTTTTCATAAAACAGATACTGGTTTTAGAAAATTTCTGGAAAGTTACTGGTTTTAGTAAATTACTGGAAA AAATGGGAGACCAAACTCTAAATCTAAATGCTATTGCTACTGCCACACCAACCCCCGCGGTTGGCTTTATAAGCAATGTTGCCTCCTCCAGTCGTACTGCCCCAGCACCGACTCCGGCAGAAGCCCGAAAA TACATTAACGAAGAAGTTCCGGTTCTATCCAAATCAACTCCTGAAAATGAACGTTCCAGTAAGATTGAGGCTTGGAAGCACTCCGATTTTTTGTGTAAGATCTATATACTTAGCGGACTGGAGGATGATCTTTTCAACATCTATAGTAATGTGGGAACTTCGAAAGAACTATGGGATGCGTTGGTAAAGAAACATAAAACTGAGGATGTCGGATTGAAAAAGTTTATAGCCGCCAAGTTCTTGGACTACAAAATGGTAGACAACAAGTCTGTTGTTACTCAAGTTCAAGAGTTACAG TGGCGTGTTTCAAGTTGTGGTAGTAGAGAAGTTGTCTTCTTTATGGAAGGACTTCAAAAATTACTTGAAACACAAACGAAAGGAGATGACGCGGGACATCCTATCATTCGGTTGAGAATCGAGGAAGATAACAAGGCGGCAGAAAAGAAGGCTAATGAGAGATTAGCAATAGGGGGAGCACCTATTGTTGAAATTTCTCCAACGAATccgaaaaagaggaaaaatgcTTCAGGACCAAAGAACTATCCCATCAAGAAGAAATTCAAGGGAAACTACCACAATTGTGGGAAAAGTGGACACAAAAATGCAGATTGTCGAGCTccgaagaaggaaaagaaaaagggtcaaGCAAATATggttgaaataaatgaagacaTTGATGACTTGTGCGCTATGCTGTCTGAGTGCAATTTAATGGAAAATCCTAAAAAGTGGTGGATTGACTCTAGAGCCACTTGTCATATTTGTGCAGTTAGAGAAGAATTTGCTTTATATGCTCCCTCCGAACTCGATGAGACCATATTTATGGGAAATTCTACAACGTACCAAGATTGA